A single region of the Vagococcus teuberi genome encodes:
- a CDS encoding threonine/serine ThrE exporter family protein — MDSQTNFDDIVQLCLLYGKILQESNATSDMINGNIQKIINHLNVENDEISTFNAETSFVIINRHDNTVKMIPVEHSGYNFEKILRVERVLDDFLANKLDTQSFLNELRVINNKTYSFPKRIRVISAALVCGGMNVIMNGLNWSFLTTFFLGIIGYWLYLKIKETTKINIFAILSYSTIICFLIVGLVKLNIVVEPYSILFSCIMPLLPGTTFVNAIRAMMDGNYLTGIIQSMDAFSTALMLGLPVAIIFSSVL; from the coding sequence ATGGATTCACAAACTAACTTTGATGATATCGTGCAACTCTGTCTGCTTTATGGCAAAATTTTACAAGAGAGTAATGCAACGAGTGATATGATAAATGGAAATATACAAAAAATAATTAACCATCTAAACGTAGAAAATGATGAAATATCAACATTTAATGCTGAAACGAGCTTTGTTATTATTAATCGTCACGATAATACGGTAAAAATGATTCCAGTTGAACATTCTGGATATAATTTTGAAAAAATACTTCGAGTAGAAAGGGTACTAGATGATTTTTTGGCTAATAAATTAGATACCCAATCTTTTCTAAATGAATTAAGAGTGATTAATAATAAAACTTATTCTTTCCCAAAGCGCATAAGAGTCATTAGTGCAGCCCTTGTTTGTGGTGGAATGAATGTCATTATGAATGGCTTGAATTGGAGTTTTTTGACGACGTTTTTCTTAGGTATTATTGGTTACTGGTTGTATTTAAAAATTAAAGAAACAACAAAAATTAATATCTTTGCGATTTTGTCTTATTCAACCATTATTTGCTTTTTGATTGTTGGTTTAGTTAAGCTTAATATTGTTGTAGAGCCGTATTCAATTTTATTTAGTTGTATAATGCCATTATTACCAGGCACGACATTTGTCAATGCGATTCGTGCCATGATGGATGGTAATTATTTAACAGGCATAATTCAGTCGATGGATGCTTTTAGTACGGCATTAATGTTAGGGTTACCTGTAGCAATTATTTTTTCAAGTGTGTTGTAA
- a CDS encoding M24 family metallopeptidase has protein sequence MISLEPVEELVVERNLIPVALTDETMNERLEKVISRMIEENLDSLVIYCDLEHGGNFEYLTGFVTRFEEGLLVLHKNKDAYLILGNENLNKAPKSRIKAKGIHMPHLSLANQPMDDDKPVVNYFNEAGLTSDMQVGVVGWKLFTSQYGNDKTYFDLPNFLVDGLKEVVGEKNLSNQTGLFINSDTGARVTNNSNEVAHYEFWAQLSSQSMSKGLQKFDVDVSEMEIGDVMQEKGQPRSVVTITATGERFVKANMYPTDKKVTLGDPVSMTVGYKGGLTSRAGYAVEKASQLPKGQEDYLDALAKPYFNAIATWLETIKIGMTGREMYDVIEKVLPQETYGWHLNPGHLFADEEWLSSPIYPNSNIRLKSGMMFQTDIIPSLSGYAGTSCESGILLANKELQKEIKENYPEMYDNFMKRREFIKTQLNIDISEDVLPMTDTVAYYRPFFLDKKQALKRNK, from the coding sequence ATTATATCATTGGAACCTGTAGAGGAGTTAGTCGTCGAAAGAAATTTGATACCAGTTGCACTAACAGATGAAACCATGAATGAACGTCTTGAAAAAGTAATCAGTCGAATGATAGAGGAAAACTTGGACTCATTAGTCATTTATTGTGATTTAGAACATGGTGGCAATTTTGAATACTTAACAGGCTTTGTTACACGTTTTGAAGAAGGATTGCTCGTTTTACATAAAAATAAAGACGCCTACTTAATATTAGGTAATGAAAATTTAAATAAAGCACCTAAATCACGTATTAAAGCTAAGGGAATCCATATGCCGCATTTGTCATTAGCAAATCAACCAATGGATGATGATAAACCAGTTGTAAATTACTTTAACGAAGCTGGACTAACCAGTGATATGCAAGTTGGTGTAGTTGGGTGGAAATTATTTACTAGTCAATATGGTAATGACAAAACTTATTTTGATTTACCTAATTTTTTAGTTGATGGCCTAAAAGAAGTTGTTGGAGAAAAAAATCTATCGAACCAAACAGGTCTTTTTATTAATAGTGACACTGGAGCAAGAGTGACGAATAACAGCAATGAAGTCGCTCATTATGAATTTTGGGCACAATTATCTAGTCAAAGTATGTCTAAAGGATTGCAAAAATTTGATGTTGATGTATCAGAAATGGAAATTGGAGATGTTATGCAAGAAAAAGGTCAGCCAAGAAGTGTCGTGACCATTACAGCAACAGGCGAACGTTTTGTCAAAGCAAACATGTATCCAACAGATAAAAAAGTGACATTGGGTGATCCAGTATCAATGACGGTTGGCTATAAAGGTGGACTAACGTCAAGAGCAGGATATGCTGTTGAAAAAGCCAGTCAACTTCCAAAAGGGCAAGAGGATTATTTAGATGCTTTAGCTAAACCTTATTTTAATGCTATTGCGACTTGGCTTGAGACAATAAAAATTGGGATGACCGGTCGAGAAATGTATGACGTAATAGAAAAAGTGTTACCGCAAGAAACATACGGATGGCATCTAAATCCAGGTCATCTATTTGCGGATGAGGAATGGCTATCTTCACCAATTTATCCTAACTCCAATATTCGGCTAAAAAGCGGGATGATGTTTCAAACAGATATTATTCCTTCTCTTTCAGGCTATGCTGGGACAAGTTGTGAGAGTGGGATTTTATTAGCCAATAAAGAATTACAAAAAGAGATAAAAGAAAACTATCCAGAAATGTATGATAATTTTATGAAACGAAGAGAATTTATTAAAACACAACTAAATATTGATATTAGTGAAGATGTATTGCCTATGACAGATACAGTGGCTTATTATCGACCATTTTTCTTAGATAAAAAGCAGGCATTAAAACGAAACAAATAA